In Microbulbifer elongatus, the DNA window TTTTCACCGTAACCCACCGGACGGCCGAGGGTATCATACAGACACTGGACGATCTTCTGGTCGGTATCCAGCACGGAAGAATCGCGCCAGTTTACGTTCGGGTCAGTCGCTAGCGTATAGCACGCGTTGCTGATGCCACCGGAGGACGACCCGCCGGATCCGGAACCAGAACCACTGCCTGAGCTGCTACTGGAGCTACTCGACGAAGAACTGCTACCACCGGAGGAGCCGGAACCGCTGCCACCGGAAGAAGAGCTTGAAGAAGAACTGCTGGAGCCGCCACCACTGGATGAGGAGCTGCCGCCACCATTACAGTCGCCTGCACTCGGGGCGGCACCAGAAATGGAAAGGCTGTCGATATTCGCGAGGCCACTGCTACCGGTCGCTTGCAGGCGGATTTCGTTGTAGCCCGCATTCAGCCACACGGTCACGGAACCGCTGTCAGCGTAGTTACCCCAGGCACCGGTGCCTGGCAGACTAACGTTAGTCTGCGCACCGTTATTCACCAGCACAGATCCCGGGCGGTCGCTACCGCCGTTAGCGTAGCGCCACTGCAACGCGTAATTTCCCGCAGCCGGCACCACCACAGACCAGTTTACCCCCTTGCTAGTTTCGTTATCAGTGTTGGCATAACCACTACCGGTGTAACCACTGTGTTCCGATTCCACCACACCATCAACGGAGCAATACCCGACTTCGGATTCCTGCAGTACCAGTGTGCTCGGTGCAGTGCTGATTACTGCATCGTCACCATTGGAGTTGTACACCACCAGATTCTGGTCAGTAACCTTGATCCAGTAATAGTAAGTTCCATCCGCCAGGTTGGTATCGGTGTAGCTGTTACCCAGAACACTGGTAGCAATACGCAAGCGACCGGAGGGGTCCGGATCGGTATCCCGGTAGATTTCCTGATTCCGCACATCGATACCGCCGGTGTTCCAGCTCAATTGTGCGTCATGGCCGGAAGTACCCACGCTCAGGGTTATGCCGTCACCGCCGGAAGAACTGGAAGAGCCGCCGGAAGATCCACCCGAGGAAGAGGAACTGGAGGAGGAAGACGAGCTGCCACCGGAAGAGGATCCACTGCTGCTCGCGTTATAGACTTCAAACTCGGCAATCTGCGGCGCACTGCTGGCACTATCAATCATCAAGTTGACTTTATCCATGCTGACATCGCCAACATAAACCTGCAGCGCGGAACCAATGCCATTTCCAGAGGCAAGCTCAGCACCGCTATCGTTATTTACCAGACGCCAGCTCTGCACATTGCTACCGATTTCGCGGATTACGACCGTATTGAAATCGCCGCCGAAGTTCTTCACCGAGATCCGCTCGCCACTTGTGGAGCTCGGTTGCCAGTAGCTGCCCAGATCGCCGTCCACAGCGTTACCGTAGCTGCTGCCACCGCCTTTACTGGACCCGTCGGCGTCGCCCGATAACGCGAGGTTTGGCCCCAGATCTCCGCCACCGGAACTGGACCCGCTGCCACCGGAAGAGCTGGAGCTGCTGGAACTGGAGGAGCTGACCGAACAGCTGCTGTCCGCTACCAGGTTCCCCTTGTTCGCGCCCGCAGTAGAGGCAACCACTTGCGGCACTAGGTTGCCATTACATAGTTGATAACTGTATGGAATGTTGATGGAGGTGGTGGACGTCGGATTCGGGCCGGCCGGGTGGTTGTCATCGCCGTCTTCAGTCCAGGTAATATTGGACCAGATGTTGCCACTGACTTCCCAGTAACCCATATCATTGGTATAGAAAGTACCGAGCGGATCCTTCGAGTCCTCGAAGTAATTATTTTCTGCTTTTATTTTGCCGCCGATACGAGGGTTCATACCGGATTTATTGATGCCCAGATAGTGATTGTTATAGGCATGCGCAGTTGCGCCGCGTAATAACGGGGTACGGGAATCAATGTTCTGGTAGAGATTGTGGTGGAAGGTAACCGGGCCATTATTGGTATCGCCATCGCTGGAACCAACGAGACCACCGCGACCAGAATTCCGCAGAATACTGTAAGAAAGGGTCACGTATTTTGTGTCCGCTTTCATATCGAACAGAGCATCGTAACCATCACTCTCGCCACCCTGCGCTTCGAGGGTCAGGTGATCCGCCCAAACATTGTAAACGCCACTTTCCATACCAATAGCATCACCACCGTTGGAGGTGGGAGAACCGGATTTTTTCACGTTCCGCACATGCAAGTTCTGCAGAATGATGTTGGATGCGTTGCGCAGGTGAATTCCCAGCTCATCGAACAGCGCGCCGTTGCCAACACCGATGATGGAGATATTACTGACGTCCTTGATTTCAATCTTGTCGTCGGCGGTGTTACAGCTATCGCCGGACACCTTGCTGGTGTTGCCGTGATTGATGGTGCCTTCGACGTGGATGATGACGGGGGTGTCGTCGGATGCCCGGTTACAAAGGGCTTCGTGAATCTCGGTGCCGGTGGTGGCGTACACCACATTTCCGCCGGCACCACCAGTGGTGCCGCCGTTAAGCGTGGCGTACCCCGTGGCCTGAGCGGAGACATCCGCGGCCGCGACGCTGCCCAACAATGCGCCGAGCACTGCTGTTCTCTTCAGCTTGATTTGCATGTGACCTTCCGTTGTTATTTTTACTGTTGATCAAGACGATCGGTCACTGAGTGAACCCCGGGGATACTGCGAGCAGGGAGGAACGGACCAATCATCATCGCTGTGGGCGGCAGATACTGCGGGGTCCGCCCGATATTTGGCCAAATCGGCTTGTTTAGCCAAAGCTCTATATTCTCATAAATTGGCAATACCAAACATCAAGATAAGGTTACCACGCAATTCCCACCTGTAAAGCCCATTCATGAATGTGTTAGACCAATTTATGGGAAATGTGCACTGTCGCAAGTCGTCGGCGGGGGCACTGGGTATCGGCAGGCAAAAAAAAGCCGGGCTAAAAAGCCCGGCAATGCCATCCTGATGATGATGCGAGGAAATCAATGAAACAAAATGCCGCCTACTTGGATTGAGTAACTGGTGAGGAGAACCTCACCACTGAGGTTACTCGATCAATCCCAGCGCGCGCGGCAGGAACTCGCTGATTGCCGGCACCAGAGTGACCAGCGCCAGTACCGCGAACATCATGAGGTACATGGGCAACAGCGGGCGTATCAACGCTGTGATTGAAGTTTTGGAAATACTCGCCCCGACAAACAGCACACTGCCCACCGGCGGTGTACACAGGCCGATACACAGGTTAAGGATCATCACGATACCGAACTGCAGCGGGGACATACCCAGCTCCATCACTACCGGCAGGAAGATGGGGGTAAAGATCAGCACCGCAGGAGTCATATCCATAAAGGCTCCCACAGCGAGAAGAATCAGGTTGATGGTCAGCAGGATCAGCAGCGGGTTGTCACTGAGGGTGATCAGCGCCTGGCTGATGGTCTGCGGAATATTCTGGTAAGACATGATCCAGGACATGGCCGAAGACGCGGCGATCAGGAACATCACAATCGCAGTGGTCTCAACGGACTTGGTCAGCAATGCCGGCAGCTGATCCAGCTTCACCTCCTTGTACACCACACAGGACAGCAGCAGGGAGTAAAGCACCGCAATGGCACTGGCTTCGGTCGCGGTGAAGAAGCCGCTAATGATGCCGCCGATCACGATAAAGATCAGGAACAGGCTGGGCACCGCATCCACGGTTTTCTGCACCGCTTCTTTCATGGTGGGCTTTTCACCCACCGGGTAGCCTTTGGCTTTCGCCCACAGCCCGCACACCATCATCAGACCAAGCGCCAGCAACAGACCCGGCAGGTAACCGGCGATAAACAGCGCGGCGATGGAAACACCACCGGAGGCCAGGGAGAAGACGATGAGAATATTGCTCGGCGGAATCAACAGGCCGGTGGTGGACGATGCCACGGTCACCGCGGTGTTGAAGTTTTTATCGTAACCCGCCTTGGTCATGGACGGAATCATGAAACCGCCGATGGCCGAAGTGGCCGCCACGGCGGAGCCGGAAATGGAACCGAACAGGGTACAGCTGATGATGTTCACGAACGCCAGGCCGCCGGGGAGCATACCCACCAACACCTTGGCGAAGTCGATAATGCGCCGGGCGATACCGCCGCTGCCCATCAACATACCCGAGAAAATAAAGAACGGAATGGCGAGCAGCGCGAAACTGTCGATGCCGCTGGCCATACGCTGGGCCATGGTGATCATGGCCGGATCAAGATCGATGGTACACAGCATGGTGAGCACGGTGGCCGCACCAATACTGATGGAAATGGGCACATTCAGGGCGAGAAGGATCAGAAAACTGACCAGCAATACCAGAACTGCAACTTCCACGATGACTCTCCTCGCTTAGGCTTCGACGGCAGCTTCGGGCTGCTTTTGTTTTTGTTTGGCTTCCGCATCGGCCGAAGAGGCTTCTGCGTCATCGGTATAGGGATGCACTTCGGAATCGAAGTCGCTGGGCAGCTCTTCTTTCGCCGTCACCAGCTCGATCAGATGATCGATGGAGAAGAGGCAGATCAGCAGACCGGAAAGCGGCAGTACGCTGTACACGTAACCCATGGGCAGGTTCAGTGCCGCGGAGGTCTGCTCCAGCTCGAAGGTGAGCAGCATCAGCTTGGCACCGCCGTAAACCATCGCCAGCGCGGCGAAGGCAAAACACACCAGCACCACAAAAATCTGCAGCGCGCGGCGCTTGGCACCGTGCAGGGCATTGCTCAACAAGTCGATACCCAGGTGGGATTTTTTACGATAGGCGTAGGCACCGCCGAGCAAGCCAATCCACACCAGCAGATAACGTGCAACTTCTTCGGTGTAGGAGCTTGGCTGCATGGGCAGGAAGCGAGTGAGGATCTGCCAGGTCACGTCCAGCACCATCAGTGCCAGCAGCGTACCGAGCACAAAGCCCAAGGCCTTTTCAATTTTCTGCATCATCTTTGCCTTCCACTGTTATTTTTTTAGTGGGCTTTTCTTCAGGAATTAATTAACGGCTTTGATCTGATCCAGCAGATCGCCAACATCGGTGCCCTTGTAGCTGTCGTGCAGCGGCTTCACCGCGTCGATGAAGGGCTGCTTGTCCGGGTAGATCACTTCCACACCGGCGGCCTTCACCGCAGCCAGGGATTCCTCGGTGGATTCCTGCCACAGCTTGCGCTGGTAGGCCACCGCTTCATCGACCGCCTTGTTCAGCCATTCCTGCTGCAGCGGCGTGAGCTTGTTCCACACCTCGGTGCTGATCAGCAGCAGGTCGGGCACGTAGGTGTGCTCGTCCAGGGTGTAGTACTTGGACACTTCGTAGTGTTTGGAGAGATAAAAGCTCGGCGGGTTGTTCTCGGCACCGTTGACCACGCCTTGCTGCAGCGCGGTGTACAGTTCTCCCCAGCTCACCGGGGTAGCGGCGCCGCCCAGGGTGTTGACCATCTTGATTGCGGTCTGGCTGTTCTGAACACGGATCTTCTGGCCGTTCAGGTCTTTCGGGGACTGCACGGCGATATCGTTCATGTAGAAAGAGCGGCTGCCCGCATCCAGGTAACCCAGGCCGCGCAGGCGCGCGCGCTCACAAGCCAGCAGCAAATCCTTGCCAATGGGGCTCTGCAGTACATTCCAGAAGTGTTCGGAATCGCGGAATACGTAGGGAAGGTTGAAGACCTTCATCTCCGGCACGAAGCCCTCCATGGGGCTGGCGGAGACCTTGGTCATGGCCAGGCTACCGATCTGCAGCAGCTCGATCAGCTCGCGCTCGCTGCCCAGCTGGCCGCCGGAATAGATATCGATCCGCATGGTATCGCCGGACAGTTTGCGCAGGCGCTTATCCATATACACCATGGCTCGGTGTACGGAGTGCTGCTGATCCAGTGAGTGAGCCAGCTTCAGTGCCACCTGCTCATCTTTGAATCCGCAGCTGGC includes these proteins:
- a CDS encoding TRAP transporter small permease encodes the protein MQKIEKALGFVLGTLLALMVLDVTWQILTRFLPMQPSSYTEEVARYLLVWIGLLGGAYAYRKKSHLGIDLLSNALHGAKRRALQIFVVLVCFAFAALAMVYGGAKLMLLTFELEQTSAALNLPMGYVYSVLPLSGLLICLFSIDHLIELVTAKEELPSDFDSEVHPYTDDAEASSADAEAKQKQKQPEAAVEA
- a CDS encoding pectate lyase family protein; its protein translation is MQIKLKRTAVLGALLGSVAAADVSAQATGYATLNGGTTGGAGGNVVYATTGTEIHEALCNRASDDTPVIIHVEGTINHGNTSKVSGDSCNTADDKIEIKDVSNISIIGVGNGALFDELGIHLRNASNIILQNLHVRNVKKSGSPTSNGGDAIGMESGVYNVWADHLTLEAQGGESDGYDALFDMKADTKYVTLSYSILRNSGRGGLVGSSDGDTNNGPVTFHHNLYQNIDSRTPLLRGATAHAYNNHYLGINKSGMNPRIGGKIKAENNYFEDSKDPLGTFYTNDMGYWEVSGNIWSNITWTEDGDDNHPAGPNPTSTTSINIPYSYQLCNGNLVPQVVASTAGANKGNLVADSSCSVSSSSSSSSSSSGGSGSSSGGGDLGPNLALSGDADGSSKGGGSSYGNAVDGDLGSYWQPSSTSGERISVKNFGGDFNTVVIREIGSNVQSWRLVNNDSGAELASGNGIGSALQVYVGDVSMDKVNLMIDSASSAPQIAEFEVYNASSSGSSSGGSSSSSSSSSSSGGSSGGSSSSSGGDGITLSVGTSGHDAQLSWNTGGIDVRNQEIYRDTDPDPSGRLRIATSVLGNSYTDTNLADGTYYYWIKVTDQNLVVYNSNGDDAVISTAPSTLVLQESEVGYCSVDGVVESEHSGYTGSGYANTDNETSKGVNWSVVVPAAGNYALQWRYANGGSDRPGSVLVNNGAQTNVSLPGTGAWGNYADSGSVTVWLNAGYNEIRLQATGSSGLANIDSLSISGAAPSAGDCNGGGSSSSSGGGSSSSSSSSSSGGSGSGSSGGSSSSSSSSSSSSGSGSGSGSGGSSSGGISNACYTLATDPNVNWRDSSVLDTDQKIVQCLYDTLGRPVGYGENAMGGYDPNGNSKLTVITKNSSVPVEQQILDAITGDEHNWIVFDKFDFSVNSGEETEISMHRNFCGDSSVQSAINGSEAQCRDFRSWCSSNGLSGDSCLSEFFNDRLDDKDLPIRNAKIGSLKTLDGRFSNGYFRFNGFAIGSDSSGQPVETEQSVILTHLDFRGAGHVEDHGLDPDMIRNTGASHDIWIHKNTFDTTGDAAFDVKVGAYDITISFNKLINVKRASLHGSSDSRTINEQITTTMHHNAFITTDDHYDSLGNTLRRIPLIRRGTSHMFDNFFMNYRKDILSVRVGATVLWEDNTFMMNRDFQEKDDVVQALNERGEQLARDVDGGNFRSEGSKVWFSDAACNLDSSLVYTISDSSGSVSDLSQNYSQASRNVIAAQGRPAGQAQADYIIATAGKDGHIPFNSPLANDQNYVIGLGGASCQ
- a CDS encoding TRAP transporter substrate-binding protein yields the protein MMIIKRKALRTLAAIALSTAALALASCGFKDEQVALKLAHSLDQQHSVHRAMVYMDKRLRKLSGDTMRIDIYSGGQLGSERELIELLQIGSLAMTKVSASPMEGFVPEMKVFNLPYVFRDSEHFWNVLQSPIGKDLLLACERARLRGLGYLDAGSRSFYMNDIAVQSPKDLNGQKIRVQNSQTAIKMVNTLGGAATPVSWGELYTALQQGVVNGAENNPPSFYLSKHYEVSKYYTLDEHTYVPDLLLISTEVWNKLTPLQQEWLNKAVDEAVAYQRKLWQESTEESLAAVKAAGVEVIYPDKQPFIDAVKPLHDSYKGTDVGDLLDQIKAVN
- a CDS encoding TRAP transporter large permease; protein product: MEVAVLVLLVSFLILLALNVPISISIGAATVLTMLCTIDLDPAMITMAQRMASGIDSFALLAIPFFIFSGMLMGSGGIARRIIDFAKVLVGMLPGGLAFVNIISCTLFGSISGSAVAATSAIGGFMIPSMTKAGYDKNFNTAVTVASSTTGLLIPPSNILIVFSLASGGVSIAALFIAGYLPGLLLALGLMMVCGLWAKAKGYPVGEKPTMKEAVQKTVDAVPSLFLIFIVIGGIISGFFTATEASAIAVLYSLLLSCVVYKEVKLDQLPALLTKSVETTAIVMFLIAASSAMSWIMSYQNIPQTISQALITLSDNPLLILLTINLILLAVGAFMDMTPAVLIFTPIFLPVVMELGMSPLQFGIVMILNLCIGLCTPPVGSVLFVGASISKTSITALIRPLLPMYLMMFAVLALVTLVPAISEFLPRALGLIE